GAAAGGTGGGTCGATTGGATTTAGGAGAGGTTTTTCTAGTCTAAGAAGATTTAATGGATTGAGATTTTTTATGAAGGCTGAGGAACTGGATGATGGGGTCACTATTAACGATAGTTTGGGCAAGAGAGAATCAGTTATGTTCAGGAGAGCTTTTTCTAGGGGATTTAATACAGCAGGGATTTTTAGCGGGGTTCGGGAATTGGATGGGCGAGACACTATGGACAATAGTTTGGGCAAGAGTGGATCAGTTTTATTCAGGAAGTGTTTTTCGAGTGGAAGTAGAAGGAGATTTAAAAGAGTAGgaacatctagtgaagatgaagaATTGGATGAAGAGTGGTATGGAGATGGACCTTTTGATAGCGTTGGGAGTCATACTAAGGAAGAAGATACTGGGTTCAGCAGTTCAAAATCAAAGTCGAATTGGAGAAAGGGCAGGGAGTTTGAAAGATTAGGGAGCTTTGGTGATGAAGAGGAAACAGGACGGAAGATTAGGAAGAACAGTGCCATACCGAAGAgtttgattgatgatgaaatggaATTGGATAATATAATCGACAAAGAGATGACAGCTGGTATGAAGTTTGAAGAAGAGTTGTTGACTGGGAAACGTTTCGGGCAATTTTATGACAATGACAAGGAAGCTTTCAGAAGATCCAGATTCCTTAGTATGGTAGATTCAATGGAGAATTTTTCTGATCCCAGATCAAGAGAAGATTCTTCTGATGAGGAAGATGAGCGGAGAGAGTCAAGGTTCCCAAAACCTGGCAGAGTTGGAGGGTCTATGCGATCAAAGAGGCAGTTTATGAGTGGTTCTAAGGAAGAGTTGTCGAATTCAAGCAGAAATTTTTCCAGGTGGCGTAATGATGATGGTGAGAAGGTTTTCAGACAATCCAAACCTATTAGGATGGGAGAGTCGACAGATGCTTATTCTGGTCACAAATCAAGAGAAAGATTTTTCAATGAGAATGAGGGCAGGCGAGTCTCCAGGAACCCCAAAACTGGCAGAATTCAGGGACCAACGCCAGCTCAGTGGGGTTCAAGATCAAAGAGGCAATCTATGGGCAGTTTTGACAAAACAGGGGAGATGGGATTTCGAGAGATTGGATCCAATAGAAGGGGAAGATCATTTTCATCTTTCTCAGGGGTAAAAAGACCACTGGGGagagattttgattttgaaaaggAAATAGAATTTACTCAGCCCAAACCTAGCGGAACTGGCGATTTCATGTCACGGCTTTCTGTTCAAAAGTCAAGGAGGGAATCTTTGAGAGAAAAGGCAGTGAGTGAGGACAAGGAGAGTAGACATGGACATACCGTGGCTGATGACAGTTGGCTAAAATTTGGTTCGAGGTTCAAAAGTGAAGCCTCAAGAGACATGGAGATGTCTGAAGATAAAGAAGAGGAATTGGACACACAGACATTACCTCGTGAGTTCTGCAAGACAGAGCAACCAAATGGCAGCATTTACCATGCAAAGAATTACCGGATGTGGAATGGCAATGAGGAGAAATCTTACTTAAGTTCGTTAAGGTGTGTTGTTGGTATTTCCTTCTTGAATATATGAGGCCATGTTTATCAGGTTTGCTGAATTAGTTGCTTCAGTTCCCAAATTCAGCAGATTTGGGGAATACTTTGGAATGCACCAAATATTTATAAACAAAACTGTTTTGTGTTCGAAATAAGGAAACCTGATTTGGCATGATCTGAAAAGAAATGGTAAAAATGATGCCACTCAAGTTCTGAAGCTTCTAGGATTTGCCATGTAATGTACTTAAGGAAATTATTTGAATGCTAATCACTTTATTTGTGGGGAAATTttcttcattgtttttttgttcAGATGTTGAATGTTTACGACATGAATTTTATTCAACAAAGAATTTTATCCAAAATGGTCAAAGTTGATGGGAGGGCACTTGTGTGATAGGACGTGAAGAGGGAGGACTTTTAGGCACTCAGCCAATACTAGGGAGTTGAGGATCTTGACCATGCAAGTTGAGAAGGTTAGGATATGACTGACAGAGAAAAACTTGATTGACATTAGGCCTCGATCATTGGGTTTTTCATTTCCCTTTTCGATGAAAGGCTTTTCATTCACTTTGgttagattcattttttttttggtatatGAAAGTGGCGAAGGGGCCATGCCTGTTTACATCGAAGGCTTCATAGAAGCTCAAAATCAGCCCAACTGCATCATACATAACCATGATTTACATAGAGAACTCCGAGGTCCAAAAGAACAAAAAATACACACTTTCACAAAACCACAGTCGCTTACCCTGCAACTTCATCATCGCTGCCCCACCCGATAGCCAGTGGGATCTCCACAGCATGCCCGACTCCAGTCACCAGCTTCAAGAAATCCAGAACATCTGTCGCTTCCCCTCTTCTAATTGTGTCATCTCCCCTAGCTTCCCAAATGGCAAAGGGGATCCAGGGGCCCTTATAGTGGAGGGTGATCCGTAGCTATTGCCCCCCAGGGAGAGAGCCCAATTCTAGGCACCGTAGTTTCCGCAAACTGCATCATCTTGCCCTTTCAGTGTGCCCAGACCAGGTGCTCCATGAGTAGCTTTGCCATTTCTCTATTCTCCCTCTGTTCCAGAATCCATACCAAAAACATAGATGCAATGTCAGAGTTAACAGGATATCGGAATGTAGAGTTCAGGTACCTGTTGCCTAGCACCATCTTAATGGCTTGCAGAACTTCCGGGTTGCTGGTTTTGAAGATCTTCTGCAAACACATGTCCAAGGTTCGTCCTTTGAAGGCCTTCTGCCTCTCCACTGCCTCCAAGTTGATCGTTGTATTCATGTAGCCTCACTAAGATACCCGTCTCCAACCATGGTCGGGTTTAAAAAACCTTTTTCAAGACATTCACATGTGCAGGGTTTCATTCTTTCATCCTGCCATTAATGCAACCATCCCAGTCGCCATTAATGTAGGCGTCCTTTGCCAACCAATCAACCATCTTCTCCCACTCAAAATCATCCCAAAGTCTGCTCAAGTCCATAGATCAAACCAATTCCACCATTTCAATTGCTCAATTAGCCATTCTATCCACCTCTTGGTTCCCCTCTCTATAGACACGAGAGATCTTAGCATCTGCAAAATTTGATAATAACGCCTCTCAAATCTGAGCCACCACCTTTTTCAGTTAGGAGTATCGTTCTGATAGATGGCATTGACCACTATCTGCGAATCACCTTCTAAATGTATTCTTCTGAAATTGAACTTCCTACATAGTTGCATCCCTAGCTTGGCAGCCTGAAACTCTGCTTTGTATTCATGCGATCAACCAGTTTCCTAGCTTCCACTCCAAGAGTCTTCCCCTAACAGTCTCGAATGATACACCTTGTGCCCGATGGACCTGGGTTGCCATGGGAGGCACCTTTTAAAATTAACCTTTACCCAACTAGAGTCAGGTGGAACCCACCGTGTGTCACAGCCCTTAGAACAGCCTTAGGATCAACCTGGCCAACCCCATGAACGGGGCACTTTGGTCAGATTC
This genomic stretch from Cryptomeria japonica chromosome 8, Sugi_1.0, whole genome shotgun sequence harbors:
- the LOC131052335 gene encoding uncharacterized protein LOC131052335 isoform X2, producing the protein MVGRLPSLHLRRICLSHTTILSACRFDLVCSISSTFSAKLGRWEDIRFMGSSGGALNKWQQRRLEEKRAINKLKKGKLLGNSTSDDSNSYKNSKNSAKEGYKDQISAPADKFMKVGAVDLWNENDGPLTTVPPLTDTSKVRDSLNGGKVQRKDTVKDGSGKGGSIGFRRGFSSLRRFNGLRFFMKAEELDDGVTINDSLGKRESVMFRRAFSRGFNTAGIFSGVRELDGRDTMDNSLGKSGSVLFRKCFSSGSRRRFKRVGTSSEDEELDEEWYGDGPFDSVGSHTKEEDTGFSSSKSKSNWRKGREFERLGSFGDEEETGRKIRKNSAIPKSLIDDEMELDNIIDKEMTAGMKFEEELLTGKRFGQFYDNDKEAFRRSRFLSMVDSMENFSDPRSREDSSDEEDERRESRFPKPGRVGGSMRSKRQFMSGSKEELSNSSRNFSRWRNDDGEKVFRQSKPIRMGESTDAYSGHKSRERFFNENEGRRVSRNPKTGRIQGPTPAQWGSRSKRQSMGSFDKTGEMGFREIGSNRRGRSFSSFSGVKRPLGRDFDFEKEIEFTQPKPSGTGDFMSRLSVQKSRRESLREKAVSEDKESRHGHTVADDSWLKFGSRFKSEASRDMEMSEDKEEELDTQTLPREFCKTEQPNGSIYHAKNYRMWNGNEEKSYLSSLRFDQCNISTLSLQALSSAGYVQMTVMQESTLPIILEGYQKMQMIGIFRFLSLFVRNLPT
- the LOC131052335 gene encoding probable DEAD-box ATP-dependent RNA helicase 48 isoform X1, with amino-acid sequence MVGRLPSLHLRRICLSHTTILSACRFDLVCSISSTFSAKLGRWEDIRFMGSSGGALNKWQQRRLEEKRAINKLKKGKLLGNSTSDDSNSYKNSKNSAKEGYKDQISAPADKFMKVGAVDLWNENDGPLTTVPPLTDTSKVRDSLNGGKVQRKDTVKDGSGKGGSIGFRRGFSSLRRFNGLRFFMKAEELDDGVTINDSLGKRESVMFRRAFSRGFNTAGIFSGVRELDGRDTMDNSLGKSGSVLFRKCFSSGSRRRFKRVGTSSEDEELDEEWYGDGPFDSVGSHTKEEDTGFSSSKSKSNWRKGREFERLGSFGDEEETGRKIRKNSAIPKSLIDDEMELDNIIDKEMTAGMKFEEELLTGKRFGQFYDNDKEAFRRSRFLSMVDSMENFSDPRSREDSSDEEDERRESRFPKPGRVGGSMRSKRQFMSGSKEELSNSSRNFSRWRNDDGEKVFRQSKPIRMGESTDAYSGHKSRERFFNENEGRRVSRNPKTGRIQGPTPAQWGSRSKRQSMGSFDKTGEMGFREIGSNRRGRSFSSFSGVKRPLGRDFDFEKEIEFTQPKPSGTGDFMSRLSVQKSRRESLREKAVSEDKESRHGHTVADDSWLKFGSRFKSEASRDMEMSEDKEEELDTQTLPREFCKTEQPNGSIYHAKNYRMWNGNEEKSYLSSLRFDQCNISTLSLQALSSAGYVQMTVMQESTLPIILEGKDVLVKAKRGTGKTLAFLLPAIEAVVKLPPPSQNLKRPIVVLILCPIRELAIQTAAEANALLKYHNNIGVQVVTEGTKLYEEKIQLETNPCQIVVATPRRLLEHIDNAPAFSNRLMGLELLVLDDTDWLLNLEFHEDLHKIIDVVPRHRQSLIFSATVRQEVRQLSQIVLRRHHSFINTAG
- the LOC131052335 gene encoding uncharacterized protein LOC131052335 isoform X3 encodes the protein MVGRLPSLHLRRICLSHTTILSACRFDLVCSISSTFSAKLGRWEDIRFMGSSGGALNKWQQRRLEEKRAINKLKKGKLLGNSTSDDSNSYKNSKNSAKEGYKDQISAPADKFMKVGAVDLWNENDGPLTTVPPLTDTSKVRDSLNGGKVQRKDTVKDGSGKGGSIGFRRGFSSLRRFNGLRFFMKAEELDDGVTINDSLGKRESVMFRRAFSRGFNTAGIFSGVRELDGRDTMDNSLGKSGSVLFRKCFSSGSRRRFKRVGTSSEDEELDEEWYGDGPFDSVGSHTKEEDTGFSSSKSKSNWRKGREFERLGSFGDEEETGRKIRKNSAIPKSLIDDEMELDNIIDKEMTAGMKFEEELLTGKRFGQFYDNDKEAFRRSRFLSMVDSMENFSDPRSREDSSDEEDERRESRFPKPGRVGGSMRSKRQFMSGSKEELSNSSRNFSRWRNDDGEKVFRQSKPIRMGESTDAYSGHKSRERFFNENEGRRVSRNPKTGRIQGPTPAQWGSRSKRQSMGSFDKTGEMGFREIGSNRRGRSFSSFSGVKRPLGRDFDFEKEIEFTQPKPSGTGDFMSRLSVQKSRRESLREKAVSEDKESRHGHTVADDSWLKFGSRFKSEASRDMEMSEDKEEELDTQTLPREFCKTEQPNGSIYHAKNYRMWNGNEEKSYLSSLRFDQCNISTLSLQALSSAGYVQMTVMQESTLPIILEGKDVLVKAKRGTASSN
- the LOC131052335 gene encoding uncharacterized protein LOC131052335 isoform X4 — protein: MVGRLPSLHLRRICLSHTTILSACRFDLVCSISSTFSAKLGRWEDIRFMGSSGGALNKWQQRRLEEKRAINKLKKGKLLGNSTSDDSNSYKNSKNSAKEGYKDQISAPADKFMKVGAVDLWNENDGPLTTVPPLTDTSKVRDSLNGGKVQRKDTVKDGSGKGGSIGFRRGFSSLRRFNGLRFFMKAEELDDGVTINDSLGKRESVMFRRAFSRGFNTAGIFSGVRELDGRDTMDNSLGKSGSVLFRKCFSSGSRRRFKRVGTSSEDEELDEEWYGDGPFDSVGSHTKEEDTGFSSSKSKSNWRKGREFERLGSFGDEEETGRKIRKNSAIPKSLIDDEMELDNIIDKEMTAGMKFEEELLTGKRFGQFYDNDKEAFRRSRFLSMVDSMENFSDPRSREDSSDEEDERRESRFPKPGRVGGSMRSKRQFMSGSKEELSNSSRNFSRWRNDDGEKVFRQSKPIRMGESTDAYSGHKSRERFFNENEGRRVSRNPKTGRIQGPTPAQWGSRSKRQSMGSFDKTGEMGFREIGSNRRGRSFSSFSGVKRPLGRDFDFEKEIEFTQPKPSGTGDFMSRLSVQKSRRESLREKAVSEDKESRHGHTVADDSWLKFGSRFKSEASRDMEMSEDKEEELDTQTLPREFCKTEQPNGSIYHAKNYRMWNGNEEKSYLSSLRFDQCNISTLSLQALSSAGYVQMTVMQESTLPIILEGKLSVTICFI